A section of the Schistosoma haematobium chromosome ZW, whole genome shotgun sequence genome encodes:
- the DSCC1 gene encoding Sister chromatid cohesion protein DCC1 (EggNog:ENOG410V5YC~COG:D~BUSCO:EOG091G0AGT), with translation MSTPRTYESMKKLLDCAKLDISFTSNIFQSVKFDYPLLSEEYKLIEVPNWLADEVIHERGDQAITLKDEHKSNNTGRVFACISDKTFSVIEAKTSNTLLLASSWWLPSSDGPKENLVLVTPIQAVKNNYFELQQCSAPSLKQLRLLLSPSLYYGPVDDECDSENKSSSLNYFDRDTVETRLPCSKLELNEAFRRLHVCEINGYLRMLDHEYMTQVVRDLFALADENAWDWRKYGFPLHASIEGLANQHLPNITKQIMMLICSQLENRKAFDSKDVYVYPRNSKICQIVGEHLLSVISSFDLNDFLTLWKASVPNGLRPKLRRHLTCAGRAYCEITPLPTNGTSVKLEELQVISLLLEKIQNTSTRMN, from the exons ATGTCAACCCCAAGAACATATGAATCAATGAAGAAACTGCTTGACTGTGCTAAATTGGATATCTCTTTCACATCAAACATATTTCAGTCAGTGAAATTTGACTATCCATTATTATCCGAAGAgtacaaattgattgaagtgCCAAATTGGTTAGCCGATGAAGTAATTCATGAAAGAGGGGACCAAGCTATAACTTTAAAAGATGAACATAAATCTAATAACACAGGGCGTGTATTTGCTTGCATAAGTGACAAAACGTTTTCGGTTATAGAAGCAAAAACGTCTAATACGCTCCTTTTAGCCTCTAGTTGGTGGTTGCCTTCATCCGATGGGCCTAAAGAGAATTTAGTACTTGTTACACCAATTCAAGCTGTcaaaaataattactttgaacTTCAGCAATGTTCAGCTCCGTCTTTAAAACAACTGAGGCTTTTGTTATCTCCATCTCTCTACTATGGTCCTGTTGATGATGAATGTGATTCAGAGAATAAAAGCTCTAGTCTGAACTATTTTGATCGTGATACTGTTGAAACCCGACTGCCATGCAGTAAGCTGGAGCTTAATGAGGCGTTTCGACGATTGCATGTGTGTGAAATCAATGGATATTTACGAATGCTTGATCATGAATACATGACACAG GTAGTTAGAGATCTTTTTGCCCTTGCTGATGAAAATGCATGGGACTGGCGTAAATATGGCTTCCCTTTGCATGCCTCAATAGAAGGCTTGGCAAATCAGCACCTTCCAAATATTACCAAGCAAATTATGATGCTAATTTGTTCTCAGCTAGAAAATCGAAAAGCATTTGATTCTAAAGATGTATACGTTTACCCGCGGAATTCGAAAATTTGTCAAATAGTTGGGGAGCATCTACTATCAGTTATTAGCAGCTTTGACCTAAATGACTTCTTAACACTGTGGAAAGCATCAGTTCCCAACGGACTGCGACCGAAGCTTCGTCGTCATTTAACTTGCGCTGGACGTGCATATTGTGAAATAACACCCTTACCTACAAACGGTACAAGCGTAAAACTGGAAG AACTGcaagtgatcagtctcttattagagAAGATTCAAAATACCAGTACaagaatgaattaa